One Paraburkholderia phytofirmans OLGA172 genomic window carries:
- the bcsE gene encoding cellulose biosynthesis protein BcsE, with product MRSGRPRVNTATNSLKPTPAGAFVRRLLQVVRRAGSERGAWPVGQLAIDALPGEWATLEAGKLYAVYAAARTPGADALLWESARQAQARDVTVVLARARAQVARRLRELGFSANAPASGWPRNLSVLAMPPAGGASAGSAGTGVHGVPPVALARVFGGLRALKRFGFRSRSLYFVEGAERWFNWEDPAALAREGRMLANWCAVRNITLVLLLGSPSDADADFAADSPFVEPAFNSAAAQHGRNEFHAACAGVARMEHTHGELLWHVDFWRSGRTLVTGDVRSLRFTDDGRLSVASDALGNGDARGDGMLARDEQRVVVSRAVVRGHEAWVPSNWEVLADQKAVLAACVDAQAATVVLDYAGGAQLDALCAAIHALRRQAGRALKIVVAERGEVLRHQYELLVLTLGANLVLGRDLPFSRMQSLLQSLQGQLHTRPIAADYRTSLSAALSEDVLGYLPAGTFCERVRAVLERSAVLQLPHVLVKLTLRPQCAHVEALRSCVPRRAGDVFTADASHLYVFLFACRLADGDAALARIFNVPVERIAGDIVHLAEQSIGNELNALAAASRRTPIADYSDLFATPFRNQTAPPATAARAGTVLPAGDGMSTAGQLAAVEQALEAARAEAERALGPEAGHEAGQAEASGPIAPRPLQPLQPPPAPAPRTAPPQRRAEPYAMPLRKKESE from the coding sequence ATGAGATCAGGGAGGCCACGCGTGAACACCGCTACGAATTCACTCAAGCCGACGCCGGCCGGCGCGTTTGTGCGACGCCTGCTGCAGGTTGTCCGCCGCGCGGGATCGGAGCGCGGCGCGTGGCCGGTCGGCCAACTGGCGATCGATGCGCTCCCCGGCGAATGGGCCACGCTCGAAGCCGGCAAGCTCTACGCGGTCTACGCCGCTGCGCGCACGCCGGGCGCCGACGCGCTGCTCTGGGAAAGCGCGCGCCAGGCGCAAGCGCGCGACGTCACGGTGGTGCTGGCACGCGCTCGCGCACAGGTCGCGAGGCGCCTGCGCGAACTTGGTTTCAGCGCCAACGCGCCGGCTTCCGGTTGGCCGCGCAACCTGAGCGTCCTCGCGATGCCGCCAGCCGGCGGCGCCTCGGCCGGTTCCGCCGGCACAGGCGTCCATGGCGTCCCGCCGGTCGCGCTTGCCAGGGTGTTCGGCGGTCTGCGCGCGCTCAAGCGCTTCGGCTTCCGTTCACGTTCGCTGTATTTCGTCGAAGGCGCCGAGCGCTGGTTCAACTGGGAGGATCCGGCCGCACTCGCACGGGAAGGCCGAATGCTCGCGAACTGGTGCGCGGTGCGCAACATCACGCTGGTGTTGCTGCTGGGTTCGCCATCGGACGCCGATGCCGACTTCGCTGCCGATTCGCCGTTCGTCGAGCCCGCGTTCAACAGCGCAGCGGCGCAGCATGGCCGCAACGAATTTCACGCGGCCTGCGCGGGCGTCGCGCGGATGGAGCACACCCACGGCGAGTTGCTATGGCATGTGGATTTCTGGCGCTCGGGTCGCACGCTCGTCACCGGTGACGTGCGTTCGCTGCGCTTTACCGATGACGGCCGGCTGAGTGTCGCGTCCGATGCGCTCGGCAACGGCGACGCGCGAGGCGATGGGATGCTGGCGCGCGACGAACAGCGGGTGGTGGTCAGCCGCGCAGTGGTGCGCGGACACGAGGCGTGGGTGCCGTCGAACTGGGAAGTGCTGGCCGATCAGAAGGCCGTGCTCGCCGCGTGTGTCGACGCACAGGCGGCGACCGTGGTGCTCGATTACGCCGGCGGCGCGCAACTCGATGCGCTGTGCGCGGCGATCCACGCGTTGCGCCGGCAGGCCGGGCGCGCGTTGAAGATCGTCGTCGCCGAACGGGGTGAAGTGCTGCGCCATCAATACGAACTGCTGGTGCTGACGCTCGGCGCCAACCTGGTGCTGGGCCGCGATCTGCCGTTCTCGCGGATGCAGTCGCTGCTGCAATCGTTGCAGGGACAACTGCACACGCGACCGATCGCCGCCGACTATCGAACCTCGCTCAGCGCTGCGCTGAGCGAGGACGTATTGGGCTATCTGCCCGCCGGCACGTTCTGCGAGCGGGTGCGCGCGGTGCTCGAACGCAGTGCTGTGCTGCAGCTGCCGCATGTGCTCGTCAAGCTCACGCTGCGGCCTCAATGCGCGCACGTCGAAGCGCTAAGAAGCTGCGTGCCGCGCCGTGCGGGCGACGTCTTCACGGCCGATGCCTCGCACCTGTACGTGTTCCTGTTCGCGTGCCGGCTGGCCGACGGGGACGCTGCGCTGGCCCGCATCTTCAACGTGCCGGTCGAGCGGATCGCGGGCGACATCGTGCATCTGGCGGAGCAGAGCATCGGCAACGAATTGAATGCGCTCGCCGCGGCGAGCCGGCGCACGCCGATCGCCGACTACAGCGATCTGTTCGCCACGCCGTTTCGCAATCAGACCGCCCCGCCGGCCACAGCCGCGCGCGCCGGCACCGTTTTGCCGGCCGGGGATGGAATGTCCACGGCCGGGCAGCTCGCCGCGGTGGAGCAGGCGCTCGAGGCTGCGCGTGCGGAAGCGGAGCGGGCGCTCGGGCCGGAGGCGGGCCACGAAGCAGGGCAGGCCGAGGCGTCTGGGCCAATCGCACCGAGGCCGCTGCAGCCGCTGCAGCCTCCGCCAGCGCCAGCGCCGCGCACGGCCCCGCCGCAACGCCGTGCCGAGCCGTATGCGATGCCGTTGCGCAAGAAGGAGAGCGAGTAA
- the bcsQ gene encoding cellulose biosynthesis protein BcsQ translates to MKTIAVVSTAGGTGRTTLSAALAVLLARRGHAVVALDFDPQNMLGAHLGLDCLAPAGLAQAMLDENEAWHAHTWRNNEGVLFVPYGAVSLEQSARCDARLAAEPQWLANALAQLDLPGDGAVLIDTARYPSQQGEQAVRSADLVLCVTPPEAAACATLVARLDALRRGGANLRIIVNRLNPARDMQRDALAMLGAALGDGLPLAQRVHLDAALPESFARGTWLFDDAPHSQTSHDLQGLANWLHAWLAAALTDAPAANARRAGERP, encoded by the coding sequence ATGAAGACGATTGCTGTCGTCTCCACCGCCGGCGGGACAGGCCGCACGACCCTGAGCGCCGCGCTCGCCGTGCTGCTCGCGCGGCGCGGCCATGCCGTGGTCGCGCTCGATTTCGATCCGCAGAATATGCTCGGCGCGCACCTCGGTCTCGATTGCCTCGCGCCGGCCGGCCTTGCGCAAGCCATGCTCGACGAAAACGAAGCGTGGCATGCGCACACGTGGCGCAATAACGAAGGCGTGCTGTTCGTTCCGTACGGCGCGGTGTCGCTCGAACAAAGCGCGCGCTGCGATGCGCGCCTCGCAGCCGAACCGCAGTGGCTCGCGAATGCGCTCGCGCAACTCGATCTGCCGGGCGACGGCGCCGTGCTCATCGACACGGCCCGCTATCCGTCGCAGCAAGGCGAGCAGGCCGTGCGGAGCGCCGATCTCGTGCTGTGCGTGACGCCGCCCGAAGCGGCCGCCTGCGCGACCCTGGTTGCGCGGCTCGACGCGTTGCGGCGCGGTGGCGCGAACCTGCGGATCATCGTCAACCGGCTGAATCCGGCGCGCGACATGCAGCGCGACGCGCTGGCGATGCTGGGCGCCGCGCTCGGCGACGGCCTGCCGCTCGCGCAGCGCGTGCATCTGGACGCGGCCTTGCCCGAATCTTTCGCACGCGGCACGTGGCTGTTCGACGACGCACCGCATTCGCAGACGTCGCACGATCTGCAGGGCCTCGCGAATTGGCTTCATGCGTGGCTCGCCGCCGCGCTGACTGACGCGCCGGCGGCAAACGCGCGCCGCGCGGGCGAGCGGCCATGA